In Pseudonocardia sp. C8, one genomic interval encodes:
- a CDS encoding NAD(P)/FAD-dependent oxidoreductase, with amino-acid sequence MTTTTTSEGDTMTVRADFARTVRAAAADANVPTLLMVLVQLTGETRWLDEPYRPVRGRGLDENDTGGLPGAVQDEIRAAAAEAMIAWHHGDPMRIPHPDEALLTRMLSVAMGEEIPAEYGPMIADDLRVIIGGQDRLPDMSTPPPGFSAVVVGAGISGILAAHRLREAGVACTVLEADERVGGTWWRNRYPGCGVDVPSHLYSYSGIEADWPHYYADRDQLQAYLERVTDEWAVRDLIRFSTRVRSATWDDDQQQWAVETEGPDGTRATMRANVLVSGVGAFGTPKLPDLPGRSAFAGRSCHTAEWPEDLDLAGKRVGVIGNGASAMQVVPAIAGTAASLTVFQRSAHWVAPFEKFRQEIPEAVRFLLREVPLYRFWYRQRLAWVLNDTLYESLQRDPDWPDPERSINAINDAHRRYFTRYIERELEGRPDLIEKVVPDYPPFGKRILLDNGWYRTLRRDDVELVTEPIEQILPGGARLVSGREVEFDVLIFATGFDVVRFLASFEVVGRDGRTLREAWDDDDAQAYLGTVVSGFPNMFCLYGPNTQAGHGGSLIFYLECQMRYVHSVLDGMFRTGAAVAEVRSEVQEKYNESVAAAHERMIWTHPGVTTYYRNAKGRVVVSNPWRVVDWWSMTRRADPADFDLRPAANDGSGVHR; translated from the coding sequence ATGACCACGACCACGACATCGGAAGGCGACACCATGACCGTCCGGGCCGACTTCGCCCGCACCGTCCGGGCCGCCGCCGCGGACGCGAACGTGCCCACGCTGCTGATGGTGCTCGTCCAGCTCACCGGCGAGACGCGCTGGCTGGACGAACCGTACCGGCCGGTCCGCGGCCGGGGCCTCGACGAGAACGACACCGGCGGGCTCCCCGGGGCGGTCCAGGACGAGATCCGGGCGGCGGCAGCCGAGGCGATGATCGCCTGGCACCACGGCGACCCGATGCGGATCCCGCATCCGGACGAGGCCCTGCTGACCAGGATGCTGTCGGTCGCCATGGGGGAGGAGATCCCCGCCGAGTACGGCCCGATGATCGCCGACGACCTCCGCGTCATCATCGGTGGACAGGACCGGCTCCCGGACATGTCGACGCCCCCGCCCGGCTTCTCGGCCGTCGTCGTCGGCGCGGGGATCTCCGGCATCCTGGCCGCGCACCGGCTGCGTGAGGCGGGGGTGGCGTGCACGGTCCTCGAGGCGGACGAGCGCGTCGGCGGCACGTGGTGGCGCAACCGCTACCCGGGCTGCGGCGTCGACGTGCCCAGCCACCTCTACTCGTACTCCGGCATCGAGGCCGACTGGCCGCACTACTACGCCGACCGCGACCAGCTCCAGGCCTACCTCGAGCGGGTCACCGACGAGTGGGCCGTGCGAGACCTGATCCGGTTCTCCACCCGGGTCCGGTCCGCGACCTGGGACGACGATCAGCAGCAGTGGGCCGTGGAGACCGAGGGACCGGACGGCACCCGTGCGACGATGCGGGCGAACGTCCTGGTCAGCGGGGTCGGTGCGTTCGGCACCCCGAAGCTCCCCGACCTGCCCGGCCGGTCCGCGTTCGCCGGCCGGTCCTGCCACACCGCCGAGTGGCCGGAGGATCTCGACCTCGCCGGGAAGCGGGTCGGCGTCATCGGCAACGGCGCGAGCGCGATGCAGGTCGTCCCGGCGATCGCCGGCACCGCAGCCTCGCTGACGGTCTTCCAGCGTTCCGCACACTGGGTCGCGCCGTTCGAGAAGTTCCGGCAGGAGATCCCCGAGGCCGTCCGCTTCCTGCTCCGCGAGGTGCCGCTCTACCGGTTCTGGTACCGGCAGCGACTGGCTTGGGTCCTCAACGACACGCTCTACGAGTCCCTCCAGCGCGATCCCGACTGGCCGGACCCGGAGCGCTCGATCAACGCGATCAATGATGCGCACCGGCGGTACTTCACCCGCTACATCGAGCGGGAACTCGAGGGCCGGCCGGACCTGATCGAGAAGGTCGTCCCGGACTACCCGCCCTTCGGCAAGCGGATCCTGCTCGACAATGGCTGGTACCGGACCCTGCGACGCGACGACGTCGAGCTGGTGACCGAACCGATCGAGCAGATCCTGCCCGGCGGCGCGCGCCTGGTCTCGGGCCGGGAGGTCGAGTTCGACGTGCTGATCTTCGCCACCGGGTTCGACGTCGTCCGGTTCCTCGCCTCGTTCGAGGTGGTCGGCCGGGACGGCCGCACGCTACGCGAGGCCTGGGACGACGACGATGCGCAGGCCTACCTCGGGACCGTCGTGTCCGGGTTCCCGAACATGTTCTGCCTGTACGGGCCGAACACCCAGGCCGGCCACGGGGGCAGCCTGATCTTCTACCTGGAGTGCCAGATGCGCTACGTGCACAGCGTGCTGGACGGGATGTTCCGCACCGGTGCGGCCGTTGCGGAGGTCCGGTCCGAGGTCCAGGAGAAGTACAACGAGAGCGTCGCCGCGGCGCACGAGCGGATGATCTGGACCCATCCGGGCGTCACGACCTACTACCGCAACGCGAAGGGCCGCGTGGTGGTGAGCAACCCCTGGCGGGTCGTCGACTGGTGGTCGATGACCAGGCGGGCGGATCCGGCGGACTTCGACCTCCGGCCGGCGGCGAACGACGGGTCGGGGGTGCACCGGTGA